A stretch of Malassezia japonica chromosome 6, complete sequence DNA encodes these proteins:
- a CDS encoding uncharacterized protein (EggNog:ENOG503NX9Y; COG:S): MAPKLRISAGPDADHLEIVSVNHDTEPFVVDSDKFHGRLTVRIKDFKGEAPSGEAANKTAKYFQEPYGDGMTYSIQVQGTFTESINANDLVFGNEFDKPIRDSLPYGTSLALRFAHLVDPNLSHDLYADQPWAFSPLLSTMYRVQVNRAKDAYKGKSSKDMFGDKAWPAFPTPEGNSEEHFVREDIAPLFLGDEEKVDESTGIPESTVKELQSDDANAASRTRASWLGKKTNREKVSVTPRDVVTVDFCNGYIDFNTLQLVLPFQLVELDEGVENPNAKSEEDKDAKTEDKKDDAKAEDKKDNAKAEDKDA; encoded by the exons ATGGCGCCCAAACTGCGCATCTCGGCTGGACCCGACGCGGATCACCTGGAGATTGTCTCGGTGAATCATGACACGGAGCCATTTGTAGTCGACAGTGACAAGTTCCATGGGCGCCTGACGGTCCGCATCAAGGACTTcaagggcgaggcgccgagcggaGAGGCGGCGAACAAGACGGCCAAGTACTTTCAGGAACCGTACGGGGATGGCATGACGTACAGTATCCAGGTGCAGG GTACCTTCACCGAGTCGATCAACGCCAACGACCTCGTGTTTGGCAACGAGTTCGACAAGCCGATTCGT GATTCACTTCCCTACGGCACGAGCCTTGCACTGCGctttgcgcacctcgtgGACCCGAACT TGTCGCATGACCTGTACGCCGACCAGCCGTGGGCCTTTTCCCCGCTGCTTTCGACCATGTACCGCGTGCAAGTGAACCGTGCGAAGGACGCGTACAAAGGCAAGTCGAGCAAGGACATGTTCGGGGACAAGGCATGGCCGGCGTTCCCTACGCCCGAAGGCAATAGCGAGGAGCACTTTGTTCGCGAAGACATTGCGCCCCTTTTCTTGGGCGACGAGGAAAAGGTCGACGAGAGCACCGGGATCCCGGAAAGCACGGTCAAGGAGCTGCAGTCGGACGATGCGAACGCCGCGAGCCGCACGCGTGCATCGTGGCTGGGCAAGAAGACGAACCGCGAAAAGGTGAGCGTCACACCCCGCGACGTCGTCACAGTCGACTTTTGCAACGGCTACATCGACTTCAacacgctgcagctcgtgctTCC AttccagctcgtcgagctcgacgaagGCGTCGAGAACCCGAATGCCAAGTCGGAGGAGGACAAGGATGCCAAAACCGAGGACAAGAAGGAcgacgccaaggccgaggacaagaaggacaacgccaaggccgaggacaAGGACGCTTAA
- a CDS encoding uncharacterized protein (EggNog:ENOG503P0Y6; COG:U) — MGAAESRPEAGEDSIAPKQGFHVIRVAQGSPAQHAGFEPFFDFCIGINGQPLTDLGVEFPPGMPIGRRMGYASWSMVEANEGREIVLNVWSSKQQAYRDVRIVPSRAWSESFARESGQPSLLGLTLRLCNPTVTISHVWHILDVLEGSPADSAGLVPYGDYIIGWTGGPLESENDFFQLIEQHAGRNLALYVYNSDYDHTREVVIMPNRDWGGDGLLGCGVGYGLLHRIPKPQRTWEEEEAPPAPAASAPAQPYAPPPQGYYGEHADYNEAGNASGVTVSVHAEEEE, encoded by the exons ATGGGCGCGGCGGAGAGCCGTCCCGAGGCGGGGGAAGATAGTATTG CCCCCAAGCAAGGATTTCATGTGATCCGTGTGGCACAGGGAAGtcctgcgcagcacgcgggATT CGAGCCTTTCTTTGACTTTTGCATCGGCATCAATGGCCAGCCGCTGACCGACCTCGGTGTCGAGTTTCCGCCGGGCATGCCGATCGGCCGCCGCATGGGGTACGCAAGCTGGAGCATGGTCGAGGCGAACGAAGGGCGCGAGATCGTCCTCAACGTTTGGAGCTCAAAGCAACAGGCTTACCGAG ATGTGCGTATCGTCCCATCGCGCGCGTGGTCGGAATCATTTGCGCGGGAGAGCGGGCAACcgtcgctgctcggcctcacGCTCCGCCTGTGCAACCCGACGGTGACCATTAGTCACGTATGGCACATtctcgacgtgctcgaaGGCAGCCCCGCCGACTCTGCCGGCCTTGTGCCGTACGGCGACTATATCATCGGCTGGACGGGGGGACCGCTGGAGAGCGAGAACGACTTTTTCCAGCTgatcgagcagcacgccggccgcaaCCTCGCGCTGTATGTCTACAATAGCGACTACGACCACACGCGCGAGGTGGTCATTATGCCGAACCGCGACTggggcggcgacggcctgCTTGGCTGTGGTGTCGGCTATGGACTGCTGC ACCGCATTCCCAAGCCCCAACGGACATGGGAAGAGGAGGAagcaccgccggcgccggcggccagcGCCCCGGCACAGCCCTATGCACCGCCCCCGCAAGGCTACTATGGTGAGCACGCAGACTACAACGAGGCCGGCAACGCGTCCGGCGTGACGGTCAGCGTACATGCCGAAGAGGAGGAGTAG
- a CDS encoding uncharacterized protein (COG:S; EggNog:ENOG503NWJK) yields the protein MSPIPVAVLGYGNSARTFHIPFLQSLPELYALKIVLQRPRSEGSTSPNATADLPDVQVVPDIDAALAALPENGLVIITTDNASHFPYAERALKDKKHVLVEKPVALDEKAVDQLAELARSMGKVCTVYQNRRFDGDYLTLKSLLLNDPASPPSALGLPTYWESRFDRFRPIAKGGWRESVDPESEGGGMLWDLGAHLVDQVVALFGPPETIFGTLRNQRGQGPPNVDDDWMAILTYPSSHPLPGDAFAPGTRLGGLRVVLGATCLSTHTDAQQPRFRVEGTHGSYIKTGTDPQEGQLKLGWTPRTHPDTFGVYAEDEPAALRLARLTTSQVDSEEVTATKPPKLAVGEIPILPGRYIDLYTNLGETILAADQSASPKEAADTIAQRLAISLEQVSASTRVLRLIRTSAKEGRVVRFAE from the exons ATGTCGCCGATCCCCGTGGCTGTGCTCGGCTACGGCAATTCCGCGCGTACATTTCATATCCCGTTTCTGCAGTCGCTGCCGGAGCTCTATGCGCTAAAGATTGTGCTGCAGCGGCCTCGTTCGGAGGGCTCGACGTCGCCAAATGCCACTGCCGACCTGCCGGACGTGCAGGTGGTGCCAGACATCGAtgcagcgctcgccgcaTTGCCAGAGAACGGCCTGGTGATTATCACGACCGACAACGCGTCGCACTTTCCGtacgcggagcgcgcgctgaAGGACAAGAAGCAtgtgctcgtcgagaagccggtcgccctcgacgaAAAGGCCGTTGATCAGCTCGCGGAGCTCGCTCGGTCCATGGGCAAGGTGTGCACCGTCTACCaga ACCGCCGCTTTGACGGTGACTACCTCACGCTCAAGTCGCTCCTGCTCAACGATccggcctcgccgccgtcggcacTGGGACTGCCGACCTACTGGGAGTCGCGCTTCGACCGCTTCCGCCCGATCGCCAAGGGCGGCTGgcgcgagagcgtcgaTCCAGAGTccgagggcggcggcatgctCTGGGACCTTGGCGCGCACTTGGTCGATCAGGTCGTGGCGCTGTTTGGGCCCCCAGAGACTATCTTTGGTACACTGCGCAACCAGCGCGGCCAGGGGCCGCCAaacgtcgacgacgactgGATGGCCATCCTGACTTACCCCAGCAGCCATCCGCTGCCGGGCGACGCCTTTGCACcgggcacgcgcctcggtggCCTCCGTGTggtcctcggcgcgacgtgcctCTCGACGCACACCGACGCCCAGCAGCCCCGCTTCCGCGTCGAAGGTACGCACGGCTCGTACATCAAGACGGGCACGGACCCGCAGGAAGGCCAGCTCAAGCTGGGatggacgccgcgcacgcacccCGACACGTTTGGCGTGtacgccgaggacgagccggcggccttgcgcctcgcgcgcctcacCACCTCGCAGGTGGATAGCGAGGAGGTCACTGCCACGAAGCCGCCCAAgctggccgtcggcgagatCCCAATTCTTCCAGGACGCTACATTGATCTCTACACGAACCTCGGCGAGACGATCCTCGCTGCGGACCAGAGTGCATCGCCCAAGGAGGCCGCAGACACGATCgcacagcgcctcgccatctcgctcgagcaggtgtcggcctcgacgcgcgtccTCCGCCTGATCCGCACCAGCGCCAAAGAgggccgcgtcgtgcgcttTGCCGAATAG
- a CDS encoding uncharacterized protein (SECRETED:SignalP(1-24); CAZy:AA3; COG:E; EggNog:ENOG503NUFD), translated as MKLTLGNWAAVPLAVLATASCTAAQPSPASNETVHFTKRQTTGNGWDLDGKSYDYVIIGGGTAGLALAGRLTEDKSNSVAVIEAGNSGYDDDEKFTVPAANLYDSSVNTQYDWQWKTTKQNYMNGRRASWPRGKVLGGSSAINGLYYVRNSKKEQNIWNDLAGGNWDWDSFLSAMKKSENFGTPLSSVADQAHIEYESSSHGHNGPLHTTWSGITHPPIGAFVKSADSVLGEINHDPYNGNNWGTYVATSTINKDDWTRSFSRNAYLDPVSRRSNLHVLTGHRVTKIHLDRSNPDNVVATGVEYAASSDEDRHTVHANKEVIVSGGAINTPQILQLSGIGPASLLKSHNIDVAVDLPGVGANLQDHLSVGMSFKPKKKSDVGPSSLTGNAKKDSYVNAAVSYVGMDKLFKDPDSFVSKIQNSVDGIISGFDAPSAVKKGMRKTYSAIVNDIYPSKVAPLEILGNVMFGSISIQAALQHPMSRGSVKITSKNPFANPNIDPGYLSQNTDLVILRQGVKLIRKLAQQSPLKDLIDYEQNPGSNVQSNDDIENWVRQVGGTEYHPSCTSSMLPRSQGGVVGNDLKVYGTSNIRVVDASVPPISFSTHLMSVTYGIAEVAANLIGGN; from the coding sequence ATGAAGCTCACCCTCGGTAACTGGGCCGCCGTGCCCCTCGCTGTGCTCGCCACGGCGTCGTGCACTGCCGCGCAGCCCTCGCCGGCCTCCAATGAGACCGTCCACTTCACTAAGCGTCAGACGACCGGCAATGGCTGGGATCTGGACGGCAAGTCCTACGACTACGTGATCATCGGTGGTGGCACCGCCGGTCTTGCGCTGGCCGGCCGCCTCACGGAGGACAAGTCCAACTCGGTGGCCGTCATCGAGGCTGGTAACTCGGGctacgacgacgatgagAAGTTCACCGTTCCCGCTGCCAACCTGTACGACTCGTCGGTCAACACCCAGTACGACTGGCAGTGGAAGACCACGAAGCAGAACTACATGaacggccgccgcgcctcaTGGCCCCGCGGTAAGGTTCTGGGTGGTAGCTCGGCCATCAACGGTCTTTACTACGTCCGCAACAGCAAGAAGGAGCAGAACATCTGGAACGACCTTGCTGGTGGCAACTGGGACTGGGACTCGTTCCTGTCTGCGATGAAGAAGAGCGAGAACTTTGGCACTCCCCTCagcagcgtcgccgaccaggCCCACATCGAGTACGAGTCGAGCTCCCACGGCCACAACGGCCCCCTGCACACCACTTGGTCGGGTATCACCCACCCTCCGATCGGCGCCTTTGTCAAGTCGGCCGACTCGGTGTTGGGCGAGATCAACCACGACCCGTACAACGGCAACAACTGGGGTACCTACGTGGCCACCTCGACCATCAACAAGGACGACTGGACGCGCAGCTTCTCGCGCAACGCGTACCTTGACCCCGTTTCCCGCCGCTCGAACCTGCACGTCCTCACTGGCCACCGCGTGACCAAGATCCACCTGGACCGCTCGAACCCCGACAACGTTGTGGCGACCGGCGTTGAGTACGCTGCtagcagcgacgaggaccgcCACACCGTGCACGCCAACAAGGAGGTTATTGTGAGCGGTGGTGCGATCAACACCCCCCAGATCCTTCAGCTCTCGGGTATCGGCCCCGCGAGCCTGCTCAAGAGCCACAACATTGACGTCGCGGTCGACCTGCCCGGTGTCGGTGCGAACCTGCAGGACCACCTTTCGGTCGGCATGTCGTTCAAGCCCAAGAAGAAGTCGGATGTCGGCCCCTCGTCGCTCACTGGCAACGCCAAGAAGGACTCGTACGTGAACGCGGCTGTGTCGTACGTCGGCATGGACAAGCTCTTCAAGGACCCCGACTCGTTCGTCAGCAAGATCCAGAACAGCGTCGATGGTATCATCAGCGGCTTTGACGCCCCCAGCGCTGTGAAGAAGGGTATGCGCAAGACCTACTCGGCCATTGTCAACGACATCTACCCCTCGAAGGTGGCCCCGCTCGAGATCCTCGGCAACGTCATGTTCGGCAGCATTTCGATCCAGGCCGCCCTGCAGCACCCCATGTCGCGTGGCTCGGTGAAGATCACGAGCAAGAACCCCTTTGCCAACCCCAACATTGACCCCGGCTACCTCTCGCAGAACACTGACCTGGTGATCCTGCGCCAGGGTGTCAAGCTGATCCGTAAGCTCGCCCAGCAGTCGCCGCTCAAGGACCTGATCGACTACGAGCAGAACCCCGGCAGCAACGTCCAGAGCAACGACGACATTGAGAACTGGGTGCGCCAGGTCGGCGGTACCGAGTACCACCCCagctgcacctcgtcgatgcTCCCCCGCTCGCAGGGCGGTGTCGTCGGCAACGACCTCAAGGTGTACGGCACGTCGAACATCCGTGTCGTCGACGCCTCGGTCCCCCCGATTTCTTTCTCGACCCACCTGATGTCGGTTACCTACGGCATCGCCGAGGTTGCTGCTAACCTCATTGGTGGCAACTAA
- a CDS encoding uncharacterized protein (CAZy:AA3; COG:E; TransMembrane:1 (o652-673i); CAZy:AA8; EggNog:ENOG503NUFD), with protein MRHHAHIAKRALTTKANDVQNKEFDYVIIGGGQAGLVVASRLSEDPSLNVAVIEAGGTGLESDEAAKIDVPAGNLYNSPVQSDLNWNWTTTPQDGLNGQSKPWPRGKVLGGSSAINGLYYVRQSALEQNLWASLVDGGKDNWSWENMLRAMKKSESFTPPTDEARQLGEIHWNETAHGSKGPIQVSWPAVSYAPVGAFIESASVVSAPATNNPDSGNAWGTFVANSAINPSNWTRSTSRTGYIDPFTYRSNLVVLTGYMVSKINFDTSNKDSVTATSVDFMKKRGGKVYQVKAKREVILSAGSVNDPQILQISGIGDANLLKSKKVPVVVDLPGVGYHLQDHLSGGVEYSPKNVSELAPSKITGDAKTDSFVNSATSYTNTSQLLGKLEDQVMGAARGNISKAVAAYNAPDAVKKGYNMTYSATANHIYGTHIGAMELLFSMAFGQMQVQAALQHPFSRGSITIESQDIFDAPNINPQYLEQDSDMAILRAGFQMARKIGQQAPLSDHFATETKPGSGVTSDAALDNWIRGVVGTEFHPSCTCSMLPRDAGGVVDTNLLVYGTSNLRVIDAAVPPLSVSAHLMAIVYGIAEIGSEIVIKNKDNYNKQSGGSSGSGSSGSKGGSSGSGSGSGSGSGSGSGSGSGSGSGNGAAALAPVSLLGTLGSLIAAVLVLML; from the exons ATGCGTCACCACGCGCACATTGCGAAGCGCGCCTTGACTACCAAGGCGAACGACGTTCAGA ACAAGGAGTTTGACTATGTGATTATTGGCGGTGGCCAGGCTGGTCTTGTTGTCGCCTCGCGCCTTTCGGAGGATCCCAGCCTGAATGTGGCTGTGATCGAGGCCGGCGGAACCGGTCTGGAGTCCGACGAAGCGGCGAAAATCGATGTGCCTGCTGGCAACTTGTACAACTCGCCTGTGCAGTCCGACCTGAACTGGAACTGGACGACGACCCCCCAGGATGGCCTCAACGGCCAGTCGAAGCCCTGGCCCCGTGGCAAGGTGCTTGGTGGTAGCTCGGCGATCAACGGTCTCTACTACGTCCGCCAGAGCGCCCTGGAACAGAACCTCTGGGCTAGCCTTGTTGACGGTGGCAAGGACAACTGGAGCTGGGAGAACATGCTCCGTGCGATGAAGAAGAGCGAGTCTTTCACTCCGCCCACCGACGAGGCCCGCCAGTTGGGTGAGATCCACTGGAACGAGACTGCGCACGGCAGCAAGGGCCCTATTCAGGTGTCATGGCCTGCTGTGTCGTACGCTCCCGTCGGTGCCTTTATTGAGAGTGCTTCGGTCGTGTCGGCGCCTGCTACGAACAACCCCGACAGCGGCAACGCGTGGGGCACTTTTGTGGCCAACTCGGCGATCAACCCCAGCAACTGGACGCGCAGCACTTCGCGCACTGGCTACATTGACCCCTTCACTTACCGCTCGAACCTTGTTGTGCTGACTGGCTACATGGTGTCGAAGATCAACTTTGACACCTCGAACAAGGACAGTGTCACAGCGACTAGCGTGGACTTTATGAAGAAGCGTGGTGGCAAGGTGTACCAGGTCAaggcgaagcgcgaggTGATTCTCAGTGCCGGCTCGGTGAACGACCCCCAGATTCTCCAGATCTCGGGTATCGGTGATGCTAACCTGCTCAAGTCGAAGAAGGTGCCTGTCGTGGTCGACCTCCCCGGTGTTGGCTACCACCTGCAAGACCATCTGTCGGGTGGTGTCGAGTACTCGCCGAAGAACGTTTCGGAGCTCGCTCCCTCGAAGATCACGGGTGATGCCAAGACGGACTCGTTCGTGAACAGTGCTACGTCGTACACCAACACGAGCCAGCTGCTTGGCAAGCTCGAAGATCAGGTCATGGGTGCTGCCCGTGGCAACATCTCCAAGGCGGTTGCTGCGTACAatgcgcccgacgccgtCAAGAAGGGCTACAACATGACCTACAGCGCGACGGCCAACCACATTTACGGCACGCATATTGGTGCGATGGAGCTGCTCTTCTCGATGGCTTTCGGCCAGATGCAGGTGCAAGCTGCGCTCCAACACCCCTTCTCGCGTGGTTCGATCACCATCGAGTCACAAGACATTTTCGACGCACCCAACATCAACCCCCAGTACCTTGAGCAAGACAGTGACATGGCTATCCTGCGTGCCGGCTTCCAGATGGCCCGCAAGATTGGCCAGCAGGCACCGCTCAGCGATCACTTTGCTACTGAGACAAAGCCTGGTTCCGGGGTGACGAGTGATGCGGCGTTGGACAACTGGATCCGCGGTGTTGTCGGTACCGAGTTCCACCCCAGCTGCACTTGCTCGATGCTTCCTCGCGATGCCGGTGGTGTCGTTGACACGAACCTGCTCGTGTACGGCACGAGCAACCTGCGCGTGATCGATGCTGCCGTTCCCCCGCTGTCTGTTTCGGCACATTTGATGGCGATTGTCTACGGCATTGCCGAAATTGGTTCCGAAATTGTCATCAAGAACAAGGACAACTACAACAAACAGTCTGGCGGCTCGAGTGGCTCTGGCTCGTCGGGCAGTAAGGGtggctcgagcggcagTGGCTCTGGCTCTGGCTctggctcgggctcgggctcgggctcgggctctGGCTCTGGCTCTGGCAACGGTGCCGCTGCCCTTGCGCCCGTCAGCCTGCTTGGCACCCTGGGCTCGCTCATTGCAGCGGTTCTTGTGCTGATGCTTTAA
- a CDS encoding uncharacterized protein (COG:G; EggNog:ENOG503NW6K; CAZy:GH5) → MHKILDKVTSKVDGLNLDGKKHAPVSVPGTKDPLDARRIYQFRKQRGVNLGSWFSLESWLTPSIFQNACEPKGSEFDVVKNCNPDEVRALLEKHWANFINDGDWKWMAQHGVNSVRLPIGYFHFLAGADGGKLTSLLKGTEYEKYAAVYQGAWQYITAAIEKARAHNIGVLIDLHGAPGAQNKDGHSGVSTGKAGLWHGLSSGSNQKLTIEILVALAEAVAPFENVVGLELLNEPENSSGLESFYNKAISSIRSSKVPEVKQLPLYLGDGWATDHYATFVGENSTAGSPLVLDHHVYRCFTPGDQNTPAEAHAQKMDPNSNGPTSQWLSGISKKAHGSIIIGEWSGALNPRSFELSQIQSKLEARTLWTKAEWHAFERHTAGYYYWTLKKEGGPDPGWCFYTAVEKGSLPPSLNPLQGRTPNPQQLQGPVEQEFKAAYDGHVNYWKGQGGKYEHWRFEQGFRLGTSDAFAFLQSGSEVGFAHQLADLRLAAHEKETEKSSLLWEFEHGYKAGVAAVTKVIYA, encoded by the exons ATGCACAAG ATCCTCGACAAAGTGACTTCCAAGGTGGACGGCCTGAACCTCGACGGCAAGAAGCATGCACCGGTGAGCGTTCCCGGGACCAAGGACCCACTCGATGCCCGCCGCATCTACCAGTtccgcaagcagcgcggcgtgaaCCTTGGCTCGTGGTTCTCGCTGGAGTCGTGGCTTACGCCCAGCATCTTCCAGAATGCATGCGAGCCGAAAGGCTCCGAGTTTGACGTGGTCAAGAACTGCAACCCCGACGAAGTccgtgcgctcctcgagaagCACTGGGCCAACTTTATTAACGACGGCGACTGGAAGTGGatggcgcagcacggcgtcAACTCGGTGCGCCTTCCCATCGGCTACTTCCACTTTTTGGCCGGCGCGGATGGCGGCAAGCTTACGTCGCTGTTGAAGGGCACCGAGTACGAAAAGTACGCCGCTGTCTACCAAGGCGCGTGGCAGTATATTACTGCCGCGATTGAAaaggcgcgtgcgcacaaCATCGGCGTGCTGATCGACCTGCACggtgcgccaggcgccCAGAACAAGGACGGCCACAGCGGTGTGTCGACTGGCAAGGCCGGCCTCTGGCACGGCCTCAGCTCGGGCTCCAACCAGAAGCTCACGATCGAGATCCTCGTCGccctggccgaggccgtggcGCCGTTCGAGAACGTGGTCGGCCTCGAACTGCTGAACGAGCCCGAGAACAGCTCGGGCCTCGAGTCGTTCTACAACAAGGCTATTTCCTCGATCCGCTCGAGCAAGGTGCCCGAGGTCAAGCAGCTCCCGCTGtacctcggcgacggctgGGCAACCGACCACTACGCCACGTTTGTCGGCGAGAACTCGACGGCTGGCAGCCCTCTGGTACTGGACCACCACGTCTACCGCTGCTTCACGCCGGGCGACCAGAACACtcccgccgaggcgcacgcgcaaaAGATGGATCCCAACAGCAACGGTCCTACGTCACAGTGGCTCTCGGGCATCTCCAAGAAGGCCCACGGCTCGATCATCATTGGCGAGTGGAGCGGTGCGCTGAACCCGCGCTCGTTTGAGCTGAGCCAGATCCAGAGCAaactcgaggcgcgcacaCTCTGGACCAAGGCCGAGTGGCACGCGTTTGAGCGCCACACGGCCGGCTACTACTACTGGACGCTGAAGAAGGAAGGCGGCCCTGACCCTGGCTGGTGCTTCTACACGGCGGTCGAGAAGGGCTCGCTCCCTCCGTCGCTCAACCCCCTGCAGGGCCGCACGCCGAACCCCCAGCAGCTCCAGGGACCCGTCGAGCAAGAGTTCAAGGCGGCGTACGACGGCCACGTCAACTACTGGAAGGGCCAGGGCGGCAAGTACGAGCACTGGCGCTTTGAGCAGGGCTTCCGCCTGGGCACCTCCGACGCTTTTGCCTTCCTCCAGAGCGGCTCCGAGGTCGGCTTtgcgcaccagctcgcggaCCTGCGTCTCGCAGCCCACGAGAAGGAGACGGAGAAGAGCTCGCTGCTGTGGGAGTTTGAGCATGGCTACaaggccggcgtcgcggctgTGACCAAGGTCATCTACGCATAA
- a CDS encoding uncharacterized protein (EggNog:ENOG503NWG1; COG:S) produces MDESVAALIARLADANLYTSEKDADMADRFSQELLAIQSIYGEDELELQESPDDASNQDTRLLLRVSLPMSDAKVVVRILIQLPPGYPDADVPPKFKLLNKYIGRFGADASVQQFVAAVFQTESENEVEWTVTTTAKRQPVGASHTSYRFWYVHHGNHQDLENVLVVVTRWYGGVLLGPDRFKHINRAARDALTRAGLVDAPAGANSRVAKR; encoded by the exons ATGGACGAGAGCGTCGCTGCACTGATCGCGCGGCTGGCCGATGCCAATCTGTATACTTCAGAGAAAGATGCAGACATGGCTGATCGATTCTCCCAGGAGCTTTTAGCGATTCAATCCATCTACGGCGaagacgagctcgagctgcaagAGTCGCCGGACGATGCTTCAAACCAGGACACGCGTCTCTTGCTGCGTGTGTCGCTGCCCATGAGTGATGCTAAAGTAGTTGTTCGCATTCTCATTCAACTGCCGCCAGGATACCCCGATGCAGACGTGCCCCCGAAATTCAAGCTGCTGAACAAGTATATTGGTCGCTTCGGTGCCGATGCATCCGTGCAACAATTTGTCGCTGCTGTATTCCAGACGGAGAGCGAAAACGAAGTGGAATGG ACTgtgacgacgacggcgaaACGGCAGCCGGTGGGCGCCTCGCACACCTCTTATCGCTTCTGGTACGTGCACCACGGTAACCACCAGGATCTCGAGAATGTTTTAGTCGTTGTCACGCGCTGGTACGGaggcgtgctgctcggcccCGACCGATTTAAACACATTAACCGAGctgcacgcgacgcgctgacGCGTGCAGGATTGGTCGATGCACCCGCAGGTGCGAATTCACGCGTCGCGAAGCGCTAG